The DNA region TTGAACCAAAGATAAATCAATATCATCTCTATAACGAAATAATCGTGCCATAATTATAACAGGAATAAATATTCTGCATAAAACAAGAAATAAACCAAACTTTTGGGCGTTAGCTTTAAGGTTTAACATTTTAGTGATATTTTTACGCCACACGAAAAACTAGCTTACTTTATGCCAAACCCGATTTTACAATTAAAAGACGCTTCTATTTATCAAGGTGACAGTTTAGTGCTTTCCAATGTGAATGTTGAAGTTAACAAAGGGGATTTTGTGTATTTAATTGGAAAGACCGGCACCGGAAAAAGCAGCTTTATGAAAACCCTCTACGGTGATTTGCCATTAACCGAAGGCGAAGGCCATATTGTTGATTTTAAACTGAATGGTTTAAAGGAAAAAGAAATCCCGTATTTAAGACGGAAATTAGGCGTGGTTTTTCAGGATTTTAAATTACTCACCGACCGAACCATAAACGACAATTTATTATTTGTTTTGAAAGCTACGGGTTGGAAAGACAAAGAAAAAATGAATACCCGTATTGAGGAAGTCCTCACCAAAGTGGGCATGAAAACCAAAGGATTCAAATTTCCGCACGAGCTTTCTGGTGGGGAGCAGCAACGTGTAGCCATTGCAAGAGCCCTGCTTAATGACCCTGAACTGATTTTAGCCGACGAGCCCACCGGAAACCTAGACCCCCAAACCAGTGTAGAAGTGATGGAAGTGCTCCAGGAAATAAACAAAAACGGCAATACCATCCTTATGGCCACCCATGATTATGCCCTACTTTTAAAATATCCGAGCAAAACCCTAAAGTGCGACGACAACCAGATTTATGAGGTAGTGCAACGTAAGGCTTAAATTATGTACAGCTCAATAAAAAAAGCCTTAAAAGCTTGCATTCCTAAAACATTCTTATTCAAAAACGAACTGTTTTTTCGTAAAATCCACAGTCTATTTTATTCGGGCAACAAGCACCAATGTAATATTTGTTCTCAAAAATTAAGTCGGTTTATCAATTTAAACCACAGCGATTTAATATGTCCGTCGTGCGGTAGTTTATCAAGAAACCGAAGACTTTGGCACCTGTTAAGTCAGCAAGACAAAACGGGGAATTGGCTTCATTTTTCACCTTCGAGAAGCTTGTACAGAACGCTAAAAAAAGATTCCAACATTAATTATCACAGTACCGATTTCGAAAATGAATTTTTAGCCAACTACAAATTTGATATCACCAACATCGACCAACCCGATGACCAATTTGACGTTATCATTTGCTACCATATTTTAGAGCATATTGAAAAAGACCGTTTGGCCATGAAAGAACTTTTCCGAGTTTTAAAGCCAAACGGATCCATTTATATACAAACCCCTTTTAAAGATGGCGATATTTATGAAGACAACACCATAAAAACACCCGAAGCCAGAGCGGAACATTTTGGGCAAAACGACCATGTTCGGATATATTCTGTAAAAGGATTAAAATCAAGATTGGAAAAGGCCGGTTTTAGTATTGAAATTAAAACTTTTGAAAAGACTAATAATGATTTTTATAATGGTTTTATTCCGCCTGAAACGATTTTAATTGCTACGAAATTAAAATCTTAATTGACTCATGTTAAACTTTAATACTTATCTAAATCCGTTTCCTTTCTATAAATATGAGGGTTCTTCCGGATGCCTTTTTTAAATATTTTTCTAATCAACATTCTTATATTCGCATCTACATCCAAAATTATATTTGTAAAGGTATCTTCAGGCCTACCTCTAAATTTTGTAACATGAAACTTATCATTTTCTCTCAGTGGATTATCACTAAAATAATAGTTGGAAATACAACATCTCGGTTTATCCACAACCACTTTATTGACCGAATGCCATGACAAATCGTGAGTTGCCATAATTACAAGTCTGTTAAATTTACTTTCTATTACCGTGGGCGATTTACTTGGCCCTTCAGGCCAAAGCTCAAGATTTCCGCCATAAGATTCTTCCCAATATGGCGTAACATAATAAAGCAAGTTAAGTGACCGCCAGCAGTTTCTATCTGCATCATGTGAATTATCCAGATGAGGATGTAAAAAATTGTCTTTATTCATCAGTGAAAGACCTCCTGCATAGAGTGAATCATCGGGATAAACAGATTCTATATCACATACTTCGCCTATTAATTCAACTACCCTTTTATCCTGAAATGCATAAATTACTTTTTCTAACAAATCATTATGTTTATCCATTTGTGCAGACACATACTTGTATTCCCTTATGCTTTTTAAGCATCGCATTTCTCCTGGTTTAGGAAAGACTTTAAAACACTCAAAAGCTATTGTTTCTGGCAACAAATCATCAACATAAAAGTAACCTATGTTATTTTTAGTCTGATTATACATAATCTTCAAACTGTGCCTCTCATTTTCCAGTCTTTTTAAAATCAACTCCACAATTTGCATCCTATCAATCATACAAAACCTTTAACTTTTCTTTTTATAATATTTTAATTATCAAAGAAAACGTATTTTTGGAAACAATCAAAAAATTAATGATATCCATATTAATTCCAACCTACAACTACAATGTTTTCCCTCTGGCTAAAAGCCTTGAAAAACAATTTATCGAATTGGGCTTCCCTTTTGAATTAATCTGTATTGACGACGGTTCATTGTCTGAAACCAATATTAAAAACGAAAAAATAAATAATTTAAAAAACTGTAAGTTTATAGCATCAAAGGCAAATTTAGGCCTGAGTTCTAACAGGAATTCTCTTGTCGAAAAATCAAAATACGAATACCTGCTATTCATTGATGGCGACTCTGTTATAGCGGACAATAATTTTTTGAATAAATATTCCATTTTCGCAAATGGAGCATTTGATGTTGTTTATGGAGGCAGGGTACACCCTAGTATTCAAAACAAAAACCAAATTTTAAGGTGGAAATATGGGGTTTACAGAGAAGACAAAATTGCCCGCAAAAGAGAAATACACCCTTATAAATGCACTTTATTTAATAATACTTTGATTAAAAAGGATATATTTAACAAAATAGGCTTTAACAAGGACATAACTGATTATGGACATGAGGACACATTATTTTCATTTCAACTTAGTAAGCTTAAAGCCAAAGTAAAACATATTGACAACCCTGTTTTACATGGTGACATAGATCTAAATTCTGTCTTCTATAAAAAAATGCACAAATCTATTCAAAACCTAAAATATATTTATAACAACAATTTGGTTGACCCAGATTTTGTTACTTTTCTTTCTATATATTCTAAGATAAAAAAACTAAAACTCAATTATCCTTTATCACTAACGTATAAAATTTTAAAACCTATTTATAATTATCAGCTTACTTCTAATTATGCATCACTATTTTTATTTGATGCATTCAGGCTTACCTATTTTTGCTATATTAATTTAAAAAAATAATGCCGTTTTTTTCCGTAGTCATACCGTTATACAACAAGGAAAAGTACATAAAAGAGACTTTAAATAGTGTGCTTGCCCAAACTTTTCAGGATTTTGAGATTATTGTTGTAAACGACGGTTCTACCGATAAAAGCTTGTCTATAGTTGAGGCTTTTCAAAATGAAAAAATCACAGTTTACAGCAATAAAAATCATGGTTTATCATTCACCAGAAATTTCGGGATAAAAAAGGCCAAGGCACAATACGTTGCGTTTTTGGATGCTGACGACCTTTGGGCCGAAGATTTTTTGGAGACATCTTTCAATGTTATAAACAAACATCCTAATAACAATGTTTTTACTTCAAAAGAAAAACCTTTTCGGAACGTTAAAGACATATCTTTAGCAAAATCAAACGAACCAATAGAGGAAATCATCATATCTGATTTTGATACGCATTCAAAATTCCTTGTCGGTTTTAGTTCTTTTGTAGCCAATAAAAACATCTTTAACAACATTGGTTTTTTCAATGAAACCGTAAACTACGGTGAAGAATACGACTTTTTTATAAGATGTTTTGCTAAATACCCTTTAGTTTACATAAACAACTACAAAGCGTTTTACAGGTTTGGAACAGATAGTCAATTAACGGCACCCAACAAAAACTTTAAGCGCATCATTCCGGATTACGAAATCTATTTAAAAAACAATAATCGACCGGGGCTAAAAAAATACCTTAACAGGATCCACTATCTTTTAATGGTACTATATAAAGCGGAAAGAAATAAAGAAAAAGCCTTGTTTTACAAGAAAAAGGTAAACATAAGTAACTTAAATTTTGTTCAGAAAATAAAATATTATCTACCTATCTGGGCGTTCTATTACAGTAAAAGGGTTTATATTTGGGTGTCTAAACT from Tamlana crocina includes:
- a CDS encoding ATP-binding cassette domain-containing protein, with amino-acid sequence MPNPILQLKDASIYQGDSLVLSNVNVEVNKGDFVYLIGKTGTGKSSFMKTLYGDLPLTEGEGHIVDFKLNGLKEKEIPYLRRKLGVVFQDFKLLTDRTINDNLLFVLKATGWKDKEKMNTRIEEVLTKVGMKTKGFKFPHELSGGEQQRVAIARALLNDPELILADEPTGNLDPQTSVEVMEVLQEINKNGNTILMATHDYALLLKYPSKTLKCDDNQIYEVVQRKA
- a CDS encoding class I SAM-dependent methyltransferase, which translates into the protein MYSSIKKALKACIPKTFLFKNELFFRKIHSLFYSGNKHQCNICSQKLSRFINLNHSDLICPSCGSLSRNRRLWHLLSQQDKTGNWLHFSPSRSLYRTLKKDSNINYHSTDFENEFLANYKFDITNIDQPDDQFDVIICYHILEHIEKDRLAMKELFRVLKPNGSIYIQTPFKDGDIYEDNTIKTPEARAEHFGQNDHVRIYSVKGLKSRLEKAGFSIEIKTFEKTNNDFYNGFIPPETILIATKLKS
- a CDS encoding 2OG-Fe(II) oxygenase yields the protein MIDRMQIVELILKRLENERHSLKIMYNQTKNNIGYFYVDDLLPETIAFECFKVFPKPGEMRCLKSIREYKYVSAQMDKHNDLLEKVIYAFQDKRVVELIGEVCDIESVYPDDSLYAGGLSLMNKDNFLHPHLDNSHDADRNCWRSLNLLYYVTPYWEESYGGNLELWPEGPSKSPTVIESKFNRLVIMATHDLSWHSVNKVVVDKPRCCISNYYFSDNPLRENDKFHVTKFRGRPEDTFTNIILDVDANIRMLIRKIFKKGIRKNPHIYRKETDLDKY
- a CDS encoding glycosyltransferase produces the protein METIKKLMISILIPTYNYNVFPLAKSLEKQFIELGFPFELICIDDGSLSETNIKNEKINNLKNCKFIASKANLGLSSNRNSLVEKSKYEYLLFIDGDSVIADNNFLNKYSIFANGAFDVVYGGRVHPSIQNKNQILRWKYGVYREDKIARKREIHPYKCTLFNNTLIKKDIFNKIGFNKDITDYGHEDTLFSFQLSKLKAKVKHIDNPVLHGDIDLNSVFYKKMHKSIQNLKYIYNNNLVDPDFVTFLSIYSKIKKLKLNYPLSLTYKILKPIYNYQLTSNYASLFLFDAFRLTYFCYINLKK
- a CDS encoding glycosyltransferase family A protein; the encoded protein is MPFFSVVIPLYNKEKYIKETLNSVLAQTFQDFEIIVVNDGSTDKSLSIVEAFQNEKITVYSNKNHGLSFTRNFGIKKAKAQYVAFLDADDLWAEDFLETSFNVINKHPNNNVFTSKEKPFRNVKDISLAKSNEPIEEIIISDFDTHSKFLVGFSSFVANKNIFNNIGFFNETVNYGEEYDFFIRCFAKYPLVYINNYKAFYRFGTDSQLTAPNKNFKRIIPDYEIYLKNNNRPGLKKYLNRIHYLLMVLYKAERNKEKALFYKKKVNISNLNFVQKIKYYLPIWAFYYSKRVYIWVSKLPF